A region of uncultured Draconibacterium sp. DNA encodes the following proteins:
- a CDS encoding cytidine deaminase encodes MRKKELTIKVCEYDAVDELPESDQRLLLAAREASKNAYAPYSKFCVGAALLLENGEVVTGSNQENADFTDGLCAERVALFYANSTYPDQAVKAIAVTAQNSHGFLELPAQPCGSCRQVLVETEFRYSQPIRIILDGRKHIQVLVGADNLLPFAFKPKDLD; translated from the coding sequence ATGCGAAAGAAGGAACTCACGATAAAAGTTTGTGAATACGATGCGGTAGATGAATTACCCGAGAGCGATCAGAGATTGTTGCTGGCAGCCCGCGAAGCCAGCAAAAATGCATATGCACCGTATTCGAAATTTTGTGTGGGAGCCGCACTTCTGCTCGAAAACGGCGAGGTGGTAACCGGCAGTAACCAGGAGAACGCTGACTTTACCGATGGACTGTGTGCCGAGCGGGTAGCCCTGTTTTATGCTAACTCAACTTACCCGGATCAGGCTGTAAAAGCGATTGCCGTAACGGCGCAAAATTCGCACGGATTTCTGGAACTTCCGGCGCAACCCTGCGGTTCGTGCCGCCAGGTGCTGGTTGAAACCGAGTTTCGCTACAGCCAGCCCATTCGCATCATACTCGATGGCCGTAAACACATACAGGTTTTGGTTGGCGCCGATAATTTGCTGCCCTTTGCGTTTAAACCTAAGGATCTGGATTAG
- a CDS encoding nucleotidyltransferase domain-containing protein, with product MSTLPENIIIDFLQKHLAGVYAVYLYGSFAKGVATAESDVDLAFLSEAHITNVAKWKIQEKLAAALNKDVDLVNLKDASVVLRKEIVEKGQLLYSSDRYKTESFEMTTLSMYLDLNETRKDILNDYKEKYGRDPSK from the coding sequence TTGAGCACCTTACCGGAAAATATTATTATTGATTTTCTTCAGAAACATTTAGCTGGAGTATACGCAGTGTATTTGTACGGAAGCTTTGCGAAGGGAGTAGCAACAGCTGAAAGCGACGTTGATTTGGCATTTCTTTCGGAAGCGCACATTACGAATGTAGCCAAATGGAAAATTCAGGAAAAGTTAGCTGCTGCCCTGAACAAAGATGTTGATCTGGTTAACCTGAAAGATGCAAGTGTTGTATTGCGCAAAGAAATTGTAGAGAAAGGCCAACTCCTGTACTCTTCCGATCGATACAAAACCGAATCTTTCGAAATGACAACATTGTCGATGTATCTCGATCTGAATGAAACGCGGAAAGATATCTTAAACGATTACAAAGAAAAATATGGACGAGATCCTTCTAAATAA
- the dnaK gene encoding molecular chaperone DnaK has translation MGKIIGIDLGTTNSCVSVMEGNEPVVIPNSEGKRTTPSIVAFVENGERKVGDPAKRQAITNPTKTIFSIKRFMGETFDQVSKEVNRVPYKVVKGDNNTPRVEIDDRKYSPQEISAMTLQKMKKTAEDYLGQEVTEAVVTVPAYFSDSQRQATKEAGEIAGLTVRRIINEPTAASLAYGLDKMDKDMKIAVFDLGGGTFDISILELGDGVFEVKSTDGDTHLGGDDFDQVIIDWLADEFKNEEGIDLRKDPMALQRLKEAAEKAKIELSSSSQTEINLPYIMPVNGIPKHLVKTLSRAKFEQLADSLINATMEPCRKALKNAGMTANDVDEVILVGGSTRIPAIQEKVKEFFGKEASKGVNPDEVVAIGAAIQGGVLTGEVKDVLLLDVTPLSLGIETMGGVMTKLIESNTTIPTKKSETFTTAADNQPSVEIHVLQGERPIASGNKTIGRFHLDGIPPSPRGIPQIEVTFDIDANGILHVHAKDKATGKSQSIRIEASSGLSDDEINRMKSEAEANAEADKQAKETADKINQADSLIFQTEKQLKEYGDKLPADKKGPIEDALKKLKEAHASKDLAAIDAAMNELNTVFQAASQEMYNASQAQGGAEGPQGGPQADPNAGAQGGDSKGDDGEVTDVDFEEVK, from the coding sequence ATGGGAAAAATTATCGGAATTGACTTAGGAACCACAAACTCTTGTGTTTCTGTAATGGAAGGTAACGAGCCTGTAGTTATCCCTAACAGCGAGGGAAAACGTACAACACCTTCTATCGTTGCTTTCGTGGAAAACGGAGAACGCAAAGTTGGTGATCCTGCAAAACGTCAGGCAATCACTAATCCAACAAAAACAATCTTCTCGATCAAACGATTCATGGGAGAAACTTTTGATCAGGTATCAAAAGAAGTAAACCGTGTACCTTATAAAGTAGTTAAAGGCGACAACAACACGCCACGTGTTGAAATTGACGACAGAAAATATTCGCCACAGGAAATCTCGGCAATGACACTTCAGAAAATGAAGAAAACAGCTGAAGATTACCTCGGACAGGAAGTAACAGAAGCAGTAGTAACTGTTCCTGCATACTTTAGTGATTCACAACGTCAGGCTACAAAAGAAGCCGGAGAGATTGCAGGATTAACCGTGCGTCGTATCATTAACGAACCTACTGCTGCATCGTTGGCTTACGGTTTGGATAAGATGGACAAAGACATGAAAATCGCGGTATTCGACCTTGGTGGTGGTACCTTCGATATTTCTATTCTTGAGTTGGGTGATGGCGTTTTCGAAGTAAAATCAACCGATGGTGATACGCACCTTGGTGGTGACGATTTCGACCAGGTAATTATCGACTGGTTGGCCGATGAGTTTAAAAACGAAGAAGGCATCGACCTGCGCAAAGATCCAATGGCATTGCAACGTTTGAAAGAGGCTGCTGAGAAAGCAAAAATCGAATTATCGAGCTCTTCTCAAACCGAGATCAACCTGCCATATATTATGCCGGTTAACGGTATTCCAAAACACCTGGTAAAAACATTGTCTCGTGCAAAATTCGAGCAGTTGGCCGATTCATTGATCAACGCTACAATGGAGCCATGTCGTAAGGCATTAAAAAATGCAGGAATGACAGCAAACGATGTTGATGAAGTGATTCTTGTAGGTGGTTCAACACGTATTCCTGCTATTCAGGAAAAAGTAAAAGAGTTCTTTGGAAAAGAAGCTTCAAAAGGCGTAAACCCTGATGAGGTGGTTGCTATTGGTGCAGCTATTCAGGGTGGTGTTTTAACCGGTGAAGTAAAAGACGTTCTTCTGCTTGACGTAACTCCACTTTCATTAGGTATTGAAACCATGGGTGGTGTAATGACCAAGTTGATTGAATCGAATACAACTATTCCGACTAAAAAATCGGAAACATTTACTACTGCTGCCGACAATCAGCCTTCTGTAGAAATTCATGTTCTGCAAGGTGAGCGTCCAATTGCATCGGGTAACAAAACTATCGGTCGTTTCCACCTGGATGGAATTCCACCATCACCACGTGGTATCCCACAAATCGAGGTAACGTTCGATATTGATGCAAACGGTATTTTGCACGTACATGCGAAAGATAAAGCGACAGGTAAATCGCAGTCGATCCGTATCGAGGCTTCCTCAGGTCTTTCGGATGATGAGATCAACCGCATGAAATCGGAAGCTGAAGCAAATGCAGAAGCTGATAAGCAAGCAAAAGAAACCGCAGATAAAATCAACCAGGCTGACAGTTTGATCTTCCAGACTGAGAAGCAGTTGAAAGAGTATGGTGACAAATTGCCTGCTGACAAAAAAGGCCCGATTGAAGATGCATTGAAAAAATTGAAAGAAGCACACGCTTCAAAAGATCTGGCTGCAATTGATGCTGCAATGAACGAGTTGAACACAGTATTCCAGGCAGCTTCGCAGGAAATGTACAACGCATCGCAAGCACAGGGTGGTGCTGAAGGACCTCAGGGAGGACCACAAGCTGATCCGAATGCAGGCGCACAAGGCGGCGACTCAAAAGGAGACGACGGCGAAGTAACCGACGTTGACTTTGAAGAAGTGAAATAA
- a CDS encoding carboxylesterase family protein yields MKRVVKVTFFFALIAGFCFTACNPKPNNNQQPVIKTTSGTISGSINDSVYAFKGIPYAKAERFMPPQEPDAWDGVRECIAFGPVARQVVPWYPDSVQNEKELFSANVWTQGIGDGKKRPVMLWLHGGGFHTGASNDPMTYGEAMAKKGDVVFVSINHRLNILGFLDLSACGDKYAKSANVGVLDIVKALEWIQKNIEQFGGNPADVTIVGESGGGGKVGTIMCMPAAKGLFQKAIIQSGTLINTMTKETSQALGLAVLENLGLTPNDVEKLNTIPYKELVKAGNDAIAKTSDPRIPGSPTMFGFAPSADGEVLLQQPFSPGFADISHDIPLMMGTTLNELMRTAYGEKDLTMEEAKERLAKEYGDKTDEYISLFAEAYPDFTPQDLLSVDKTFRPFTIRTADARAQETDAPLYVYFLAWKSGVDNASKGSFHGLDIPLAFNTVDLRADWTGNTEEAWKLADKMSSAWINFVKSGNPNVDGVLPTWEEYTPENGATMYFDNECKIANNHDRALMHFIKPLD; encoded by the coding sequence ATGAAACGAGTAGTAAAGGTTACATTCTTTTTTGCCCTTATAGCCGGATTTTGTTTTACGGCTTGTAACCCAAAACCAAACAACAATCAGCAACCGGTTATAAAAACCACCTCTGGTACGATATCGGGCAGTATTAACGATAGTGTATACGCTTTTAAGGGGATTCCTTATGCCAAGGCCGAACGATTTATGCCTCCGCAGGAACCTGATGCATGGGACGGAGTTCGCGAATGTATCGCCTTTGGGCCGGTAGCCCGGCAAGTGGTACCCTGGTATCCCGATTCTGTTCAGAACGAAAAAGAACTGTTTAGTGCCAACGTTTGGACACAGGGAATCGGGGACGGCAAAAAGCGCCCGGTGATGCTTTGGCTACATGGCGGCGGATTTCATACCGGTGCCAGCAACGATCCGATGACTTATGGGGAAGCAATGGCAAAAAAAGGTGATGTGGTTTTCGTATCCATAAATCACCGTTTGAATATTCTTGGGTTTCTTGACCTGTCGGCATGTGGCGATAAATATGCAAAATCGGCCAATGTGGGTGTGCTCGACATTGTAAAAGCCCTGGAATGGATTCAGAAAAATATTGAACAGTTTGGTGGCAATCCTGCCGATGTAACCATTGTTGGCGAATCAGGAGGTGGCGGGAAAGTGGGCACCATAATGTGTATGCCGGCAGCAAAAGGGTTGTTTCAAAAGGCCATTATTCAGAGTGGAACCTTGATAAATACAATGACAAAAGAGACATCGCAGGCTTTGGGTTTAGCCGTACTCGAAAACCTGGGCCTTACACCAAACGATGTTGAAAAACTGAATACGATCCCTTACAAAGAGCTGGTTAAAGCAGGGAATGATGCAATTGCCAAAACATCGGACCCGAGAATACCCGGATCGCCAACCATGTTTGGATTTGCACCTTCTGCCGATGGCGAAGTTTTGTTACAACAACCTTTCAGCCCCGGGTTTGCAGACATTTCTCACGATATTCCGCTTATGATGGGGACCACACTAAATGAGCTGATGCGTACCGCTTATGGCGAAAAAGACCTGACTATGGAAGAGGCGAAAGAACGTCTGGCAAAGGAATACGGCGACAAAACCGATGAATACATTTCGTTATTTGCAGAGGCTTATCCCGATTTCACTCCACAGGATCTTCTTTCTGTTGACAAGACTTTCAGGCCTTTTACCATTCGAACTGCAGACGCTCGGGCACAGGAAACAGATGCCCCGTTATATGTTTACTTTTTGGCCTGGAAAAGTGGTGTTGACAATGCATCGAAAGGTTCGTTTCATGGTCTCGACATTCCGTTGGCATTCAATACCGTTGACCTGAGAGCAGACTGGACGGGCAATACCGAAGAAGCCTGGAAATTAGCTGACAAAATGAGCTCGGCATGGATAAACTTTGTGAAATCAGGTAATCCAAATGTTGATGGTGTGCTTCCAACATGGGAAGAATATACCCCGGAAAACGGCGCCACCATGTATTTCGATAACGAATGCAAAATTGCAAATAACCACGACAGAGCTTTGATGCATTTCATAAAACCACTTGATTAA
- a CDS encoding RluA family pseudouridine synthase encodes MEVIYEDNHIIAINKACGDVVQGDKTGDETVLDKVKHYLKVKYNKPGNVYLGLPHRLDRPTSGILILAKTSKVLPRLNKLFQTKNGMRKVYWAVVDKRPPKYTDTLEHYLRKDQEKNRSYAFTEPKPGSKFASLTYRHVASIDRYHLLEVEIHTGRHHQIRVQLRQLNLHIKGDLKYGADRSNKDKGIHLHARKVELMHPVRQEPLTIVADPPKDPVWDEFMKIFKAGKFSPVEV; translated from the coding sequence ATGGAAGTAATATACGAAGACAACCATATTATTGCAATAAACAAGGCATGCGGCGATGTTGTGCAGGGCGATAAAACCGGCGATGAAACCGTTTTGGACAAGGTGAAACATTACCTGAAAGTGAAATACAACAAACCGGGAAATGTATACCTTGGCCTGCCACACCGCCTCGACCGCCCTACAAGCGGTATTCTTATTCTGGCAAAAACCAGCAAAGTACTGCCACGGTTAAACAAACTTTTCCAAACCAAAAACGGCATGCGAAAAGTGTATTGGGCTGTGGTTGATAAACGTCCGCCAAAATATACCGACACGCTGGAACATTACCTGCGCAAAGACCAGGAAAAAAACCGAAGTTACGCCTTCACCGAGCCAAAACCGGGTTCGAAATTTGCCAGCCTCACCTATCGCCATGTGGCCAGTATCGACCGCTATCATTTGCTGGAGGTGGAAATCCACACCGGGCGCCATCACCAGATCAGAGTTCAGTTGCGCCAGTTGAACCTACACATTAAAGGCGATTTAAAGTATGGTGCTGACCGCTCGAACAAAGACAAAGGCATCCACCTGCATGCACGTAAAGTAGAATTGATGCACCCCGTGCGCCAGGAACCGCTTACAATTGTTGCCGACCCGCCAAAAGATCCGGTTTGGGACGAGTTTATGAAAATCTTTAAAGCCGGGAAATTTAGTCCGGTGGAGGTGTGA
- the panB gene encoding 3-methyl-2-oxobutanoate hydroxymethyltransferase, with translation MSVHSEVRKVTTHRLSEMKLRGEKISMLTAYDYSMAQLVDEAGIDVILVGDSASNVMAGHETTLPITLNEMIFLGSSVVRAVNRALVVVDLPFGTYQGNSREALNSAIRIMKETAADAVKLEGGEEVIESVKRILSAGIPVMGHLGLMPQSIHKFGTYTVRAKQEAEAEKLINDAKLLEEAGCFAIVLEKIPASLGEQVAKELKIPVIGIGAGGGVDGQVLVIHDMLGITQQFSPRFLRRYHNLAAEIKGAVGNYINDVKSQDFPSDKEQY, from the coding sequence ATGTCAGTACATAGCGAAGTTCGAAAAGTTACCACGCACCGTTTATCAGAAATGAAACTGCGCGGAGAAAAAATATCGATGTTAACAGCCTACGATTACAGTATGGCACAGTTGGTTGATGAAGCCGGTATAGATGTTATTCTGGTTGGCGATTCGGCCTCGAACGTAATGGCGGGCCATGAAACCACGCTGCCAATTACTCTAAATGAAATGATCTTTCTGGGATCGTCGGTGGTACGTGCTGTAAACCGTGCGCTTGTGGTGGTCGACCTTCCATTCGGAACCTACCAGGGCAACTCGCGCGAAGCATTAAATTCGGCCATTCGTATAATGAAAGAAACAGCTGCCGACGCGGTAAAACTGGAAGGTGGCGAAGAAGTAATTGAATCGGTAAAACGTATCCTTTCGGCCGGAATTCCGGTGATGGGACACCTGGGATTAATGCCACAGTCGATTCATAAATTTGGTACTTACACGGTACGTGCCAAGCAGGAAGCAGAAGCTGAAAAGCTGATCAATGATGCCAAACTGCTGGAAGAAGCCGGTTGTTTTGCCATTGTGTTGGAGAAAATTCCTGCATCACTTGGTGAACAGGTTGCCAAAGAACTAAAGATTCCGGTAATTGGAATTGGTGCCGGTGGCGGTGTTGACGGTCAGGTACTGGTAATCCACGATATGCTGGGAATTACACAACAGTTCTCGCCTCGTTTTTTACGCAGATACCACAACCTGGCAGCCGAAATTAAAGGTGCCGTAGGAAATTATATAAACGATGTAAAATCGCAGGATTTCCCGAGCGATAAGGAACAGTATTAG
- a CDS encoding DUF86 domain-containing protein, whose protein sequence is MDEILLNKSITIDRCIKRIREDYQDDFKTNFTKQDAVILNIERACQAAIDMATHVIRVKKLGVPQSHRDAFDKLEKEGLISTELSENLKAMAGFRNIAVHDYSNLNLEVVINIVENHLTKLQEFAKIILNLLN, encoded by the coding sequence ATGGACGAGATCCTTCTAAATAAAAGTATCACCATCGACCGCTGCATAAAACGAATTCGAGAAGATTATCAGGATGACTTCAAGACAAACTTTACGAAACAAGATGCGGTAATCCTGAATATCGAACGAGCATGCCAAGCAGCCATTGATATGGCGACACATGTTATTCGTGTTAAAAAGCTTGGTGTACCGCAAAGTCACCGCGATGCTTTCGACAAACTCGAAAAAGAAGGACTTATTTCTACAGAGTTGAGCGAAAATTTAAAGGCAATGGCAGGATTCCGAAATATTGCCGTTCACGACTACAGTAATTTGAACCTCGAAGTGGTTATTAATATTGTTGAAAATCATTTAACCAAACTACAGGAATTTGCCAAAATAATCCTTAATCTTTTAAATTAA
- a CDS encoding DUF5009 domain-containing protein: MATKSLRTEPQKRLQSLDVLRGFDMFWITGGGILATAISQITGGEWLAHQMHHAEWAGFHFEDLIFPLFMFIAGVAIPFSIKAKIEKNVPKKRLALKALKRMVILIILGILYNGTFQNGFADGRIASVLGQIGIGYFFASLIVIYFRSFKSRIYWLAGILVGFGVIQLLIPVPGVGAGVLTPEGCINGYIDQLFLPGRLHGGTFDPEGILCSLSATGITLMGTIAGNILRNRKTTDWQKIGYMAATGVGLIILALVFSTFYPIIKKCWTSTFNMLAGGISFLLMALFFLIIDHWKIRSWAFYFRIIGMNSIFVYLFVRIIDMQYVTEFFFGWITKPMGEAGSSLMLILGLALIWGLLYYMYKKKIFLRV; this comes from the coding sequence ATGGCAACTAAATCATTACGGACTGAACCACAAAAAAGACTTCAATCTTTAGACGTACTTCGCGGATTTGATATGTTTTGGATAACCGGTGGCGGTATTTTAGCAACTGCTATTTCGCAAATAACCGGCGGCGAGTGGCTGGCCCATCAAATGCATCATGCCGAGTGGGCAGGCTTTCATTTCGAAGACTTGATCTTCCCGCTTTTTATGTTTATCGCCGGGGTTGCAATACCGTTCTCCATAAAAGCAAAAATTGAAAAAAACGTACCTAAAAAACGACTGGCACTAAAAGCGCTGAAAAGGATGGTCATTCTTATCATCCTCGGAATTCTGTATAATGGCACTTTCCAAAATGGCTTTGCCGACGGACGAATTGCAAGTGTATTGGGGCAAATTGGGATAGGGTACTTTTTTGCTTCGCTTATTGTTATTTATTTCAGGTCGTTTAAAAGCCGTATCTACTGGCTGGCTGGGATATTGGTCGGTTTCGGAGTAATTCAGTTACTGATTCCTGTTCCGGGTGTTGGTGCAGGAGTATTGACTCCCGAAGGCTGTATAAACGGTTACATCGACCAGTTGTTTTTACCGGGCCGTTTACATGGCGGTACTTTTGATCCGGAAGGAATTTTGTGTAGTCTTTCAGCTACAGGAATAACATTGATGGGCACCATTGCCGGAAACATCCTGCGAAACCGCAAGACCACCGACTGGCAAAAAATTGGCTACATGGCTGCCACCGGAGTTGGCCTGATCATTCTGGCTCTTGTTTTTTCTACCTTCTACCCTATTATTAAAAAATGCTGGACATCAACATTTAATATGCTTGCCGGTGGAATTAGTTTTCTGCTGATGGCTTTGTTTTTCCTTATCATCGATCACTGGAAAATACGTAGCTGGGCATTCTATTTCAGGATAATTGGTATGAACTCCATTTTCGTTTACCTTTTTGTACGCATCATTGATATGCAATACGTTACGGAATTTTTCTTCGGATGGATCACCAAACCAATGGGCGAAGCAGGTTCATCCCTGATGCTAATACTCGGCCTCGCACTAATTTGGGGATTACTTTATTATATGTACAAAAAGAAGATTTTTCTGCGGGTTTAA
- a CDS encoding LytTR family DNA-binding domain-containing protein → MNNSVIRTVIIDDEPRARETLNKMLRTYCKDVEIVGEGNNVKSGIEQIENLHPDVVFLDIRMPDGTGFDLLEQLNYIDFALVILTAYDEYALKAFKFSAIDYLLKPLDPEELISSVKKIKSSLNVENNQLKTLLENINNSYKPFQKLVLKTAESIYIVKIDDIIRIEAESNYCRFHIHNSPAIFISKTLKEYNKILQYSNFFRPHQSHLINLNRIVRIDKQDGIIIHMDDGSQVPVSFRKKDLLHAALSQLE, encoded by the coding sequence ATGAATAACTCAGTAATTCGCACCGTTATTATTGATGATGAACCCCGGGCCCGGGAAACCCTAAATAAAATGCTGCGAACTTATTGCAAAGATGTGGAGATTGTTGGCGAAGGAAATAATGTAAAAAGTGGAATTGAGCAGATAGAAAACCTGCATCCTGATGTTGTATTTCTTGATATTAGAATGCCGGATGGTACCGGTTTTGATCTTTTGGAACAGCTAAATTACATTGATTTTGCATTGGTAATTTTAACCGCTTACGACGAATATGCGCTTAAAGCTTTTAAATTCTCGGCTATCGATTATTTATTGAAGCCACTTGATCCTGAAGAATTAATTAGTTCGGTTAAAAAAATTAAAAGTAGCCTGAATGTAGAGAACAACCAGTTAAAAACATTACTTGAGAACATAAACAATTCTTACAAACCCTTTCAGAAATTAGTGCTTAAAACGGCTGAATCAATTTATATCGTAAAAATCGACGATATTATCAGGATCGAGGCAGAAAGTAATTATTGCCGGTTTCACATTCATAACTCACCCGCAATTTTTATTTCGAAAACGCTGAAAGAATACAATAAAATTTTGCAATATTCCAACTTTTTCCGACCTCATCAGTCGCACCTCATTAACCTGAACCGGATTGTACGAATCGATAAACAGGATGGAATAATCATTCACATGGACGATGGCTCGCAAGTGCCGGTATCGTTTCGTAAAAAAGATCTGTTACACGCAGCCCTTTCACAACTGGAATAA